CCGAGAAAATCCCGCCGATCCAGAGCCAGTAAGAAGGATACCCTTCCCAGTAATAGTGATGGCCGGTCCCCAGGATGCCTGAGAAAAAGGTGATCCCCACGATCACATAGAGCCATTTCTCGAGGACCTCCCGGTCCACGCCGGTCAGCTTCAGGAGCAGGAAGGAAAGCATAGCGCCCATGATCAGCTCCCAGACCCCTTCCACCCAGAGATGCACGGTCCACCACCAGAAGTACTTGTCCACGGAGAGATTACGATAAGCGCCCACATGGTTCCCCAGTGCCGGGAGAAAGAAGAGCGCCGCCCCTACCAGTCCCATGACCAGCACGATCTGAACCGAGGTCCACTTTCCGCCCTTTATGATGGTCATGATGATATTCAGGACAAAGGCCAGGACCACGACCGTGATCGCCAGTTTGATGATGAAGGGCTGCTCCAGGAACTCACGTCCGTCGGTTATTCCGAAGAGATACCCGACGATGGCAGCCACGCCGCCGATCACGAATCCCGCGAGGTGGATATTGGCCAGGGCCGGGCTCCAGACCTCGGTCTCGGACTCCTCCACCACGAGGTAGTAAGAGGCGCCCATAAACCCGATGAGGATCCAGACGATGAGCAGATTGATGTGAATGGTCCTCATGACATTAAAATCAATGACCTGATAAAAGAAATCCGGAAAAACATACTGGATGCCGATCCAAAGCCCGGCAATGACCTGAAGCACTAAAAGCAATAGGGCCACGACAAAATGATTGTAGGCCACACTCTGGGTCTTGTATTTCATTCTGACTTCCTCCTATAGGGTTTTGAGATAGGCGGTGATTGCCTGGATCTCTTCATCTTTGAATCCGAAAATGGGCATGATGGACTCCGGATTCACAGACTTCGGGTCTTTCAGCCTCTTATGAAGCGTATCGGGATCCAGTCTCTTGGTCACGCCGGTGAGATCCGGCCCCACGGTCTGCCCTACACCCTTGATCTTATGGCATGAGGTGCATCCCTTTTCCGTAACCAGTCTCCTCCCTTCCTCGACCTCGTGGTCAGCCGCAGTTTTCTGGACCGGTTTGGAAGCAGTCATACCCGGTTCCGCCGCTTCTGCCTCTACGGCCTTTGCCGGCCTTGGCGGCCAGTTGTGGGTATCGATCTTGTCGATCCACTCGAAGAAGGCAATCAGATGGCTGATCTCTTCATCCGAGAGGTGCAGGTTGGGCATCTTTCTCTGGCCTTTGGCCTTCTCGATCCCGCCATACCAGACCTTGACCGGGTCCTTGAGAAAGGCCCGGATAAAGTCCGGCCCTTTCTGGCTGTAGATATCCTTGAGTTCCGGTGCGTAGTATGCGCCCTCCCCCACGAGGGTATGGCAGCCGATGCAGTCGTACTTTTCCCAGACCTTCTTGCCCGAGATGACGTCGTCCGTCAAATTCTCTTAATGCGTATAATCCTTGATGGTCGACATGGTATGGATCGACAATGCAAAAAAGATTACCAGACAGGCCATGGTCCCGATGAAGAACCAGTTCCTTGCAGTATTTTTGGTCATAATTTCGTCTCCTTAGTCGTTATCCTATTTAAACACCACAAATTATCGCACACCCTCCTCTCTTCGTCACCCCCTCTCATTTTGGTTGTTCTCCTCTACGAGCCATCGGCCCTTTAGCGGGTAAGAAGGGGTCGAGGGTTCCAGGGGTCAAGGGGTCAAGTGAAATACTGAAACGCAAGCAAAATCTCCAGATAAAAACACTGGAACCCTTGAAACTTAGGACCCTCTGCCCCTTATGTTTTTAGCACTTCACTTGGCCCCTGGAATCCTTGACCCCTTGACCCCTGATGTTTTCATCCACTCTTTTGAAGATGATCCTTATTTTTGGGGTCTCTTTAATAATGCCATTGCAAAAAAGGCAATCTTGGGCTATAAACTTACCATTGATTTATAGCATTGGCAAGTCAACTCCACAGTGACCTATATCACAGAAGTTTTTGTTTTCCCGGAGTAATATTAAGAAAGAATTCGTCTTTTCGTAAAGAATATGAGATCAACACGGCTGATTTAAGGAGGAAAGAGACATGGATAGATTCGTAAAAAGATTTATTTTCATGGGGATTCTCTACCTGATGATCGCAAGCGTCCTGGGAGCGGCCATGATGGTTTTTCCGGTATCGGCAAAACTGCGCTTTGCCCATGTCCACCTGAACCTTCTCGGATGGATGTCCATGATGATCTTCGGGGTGGGCTATCATATCCTCCCCCGCTTCACCGGACGCCCCCTCTACAGCAGCCGCCTCGGAGAAATCCAGTTCTGGCTCGCCAATATCGGACTGATCGGCATGGCGCTGATCTCCATGACCGGACAGATAACGCCGGATAAGCCGCTTTTCCCGATCTTTATCATTTCAGGTCTTGTGGAGGTACTCTCCATCTTCATCTTCTGCTACAACATGATCATGACCGTCTTTGTGAAAGGCGAGGCGGTATGATATGGGGAAACCCGTGTACTCGGTTTACTGGTGGTGGGCAGTAAGCGTAACCAGCAATGTTATGTTGGAGGCATGGCTTCTAATGAAAGGGAATTGGGATTCGTTAAGGGTGGCGGGTCAGTCTACCGCCCTTCTGTCTACCTTGCGGATTTTGCTTTTGACTGTACGGCTGCTTTCCGGGACAACTCAAATTTAACATACCGCCGCAGGTGTAACTCCTGCATCATAGGATCGCTTGGAAACTCACTTAGAACTTCTTTTATAAGTTCTTTTATTTGTCTTGTGGTCAAACCCGAATTCTTGACTAATGCCTCAACATCGAATGAATAATTCATCACCGGCATCCTTCCCTTTTAAAATTCTGGTGGAGCAATAATTTCGATTAGGTATTGTCCCCGGAATCTATCCCATCGATTTTTAGGCCACCCTTTGGATTTCTTTTCCCTCATACTCCGGAAACATGATGATGGCAGGATGGACATCAAAGGCTTTTGCGATCTGCTCCACACGTTTTTTGCCGATTTCCACCTTGCCGTTTTCCAAGAGGCTGATATTGGTTGCGCTGATGCCGGAGCGCCTGGCAAGTTCCGCCTGGGTCCAGCCTTTCAGTTCCCGAAGCATCCGAATGACCTCACCGGTCGTCAGTTTTGCATGAGGTTTTGCCGGTACAAATTCAGCACGCTTACGAGCTTTCATATGTTCTCCTAATAGTTGTGCGGCGTTATTTCCAAAACAAGAACCGTGACTATTTCCCTCTTCACGGTATAGATGACCCTGTATTGCAGACTCAGACGCGAAGACCGCTGCTCCCCTCGCTTCCCTTTCAGCTTCTCGTCGTGGAACCAAGGGAAGGCTCTCAACTTTTCTGGCCCATGCCTGAATACAATGTCCTTCCACAGCTCGTATTTCTTAACAACCGCCGGTGGAAGCCCGCGGCAGATTTTTGCAATCTCTCGATGCTCTTTTATGCGCCACATTACGGTTTATAATAACTTATTAAATGTGATAAGTCAAGTCTTCTGTTATTTGCTGTAATAATGGGCGCTGTCCCTATTAAGAGTTGTCAATGTGATAAGTCAAGTCTTCTGTTATTTGCTGTAATAATGGGCGCTGTCCCTATTAAGAGTTCTGTCCCTATTAAGAGTTCCCTATTAAGAGTTCAAAAGGCTCCAAAAGGCTTCGGACCCCAAAAGGCTTCCGCATTTCCGGGATGAGGTGTTGGGCCTGGCAGAGGTGCAGTATGATCATCGGAATGCGTAATCGGCTTGTTCACGGGTATGATGTAATAGACTTCGATTTGCTGTGGGACACGGTGACGGACGACCTGCCGCCACTAATCGCGGCGCTGCAAGAGATCGTGAGGAAAAAGGAATAGCGCCGGTGGTGGGGAATAAACAAGGAGGAACAAATAAGGACCATTTAAATAACGGTCGCTGTCCCCCTTTTACCTGAACCATCAGAGCTCTTCTCTCTGGGGCTCAATCGGGACTTCCTCAAAACACGGAACGTCGACTCCGCTGATAAAGACACGCCGAAAAGCTCTTACGGGGATTGGCCCCAGGTATGCAGCTTCGATCTTAGGCATGATAGTGTGCCCATACGCTTTGTCTTGATGCCATCTCTTGAGAAGTGTTTCTGCACTTACGAAATGATCAGCAATCGTATGACGGTCTATCTCGATCCATACAGAAATGCCCCAACAATGCCTGTATGGTACGAATTCCTGCCAAGTGGATAACGGATACTTTGCACTATAGCTTTCGGGCTCAAAGCCATAAAAATCGAACAGACTCACCCCACCGAGAGTGCGTACGTATGGATAGTATTCGGGGCCTCCACCCGTTTTCCACCTCTCACAATCTGGAATA
This sequence is a window from Nitrospirae bacterium CG2_30_53_67. Protein-coding genes within it:
- a CDS encoding nitric-oxide reductase large subunit: MKYKTQSVAYNHFVVALLLLVLQVIAGLWIGIQYVFPDFFYQVIDFNVMRTIHINLLIVWILIGFMGASYYLVVEESETEVWSPALANIHLAGFVIGGVAAIVGYLFGITDGREFLEQPFIIKLAITVVVLAFVLNIIMTIIKGGKWTSVQIVLVMGLVGAALFFLPALGNHVGAYRNLSVDKYFWWWTVHLWVEGVWELIMGAMLSFLLLKLTGVDREVLEKWLYVIVGITFFSGILGTGHHYYWEGYPSYWLWIGGIFSAAEPFAFLGMTIYAFAMMEKAGRAHPNRAAIYFTLGCAIFAFLGAGIWGLMHTLPQINRYTHGSQITASHGHLAFFGAYAMINLAMMAYAIPAMKGKDGFDKRTALTAFWLMVIGMSDMTLALFGAGVVQSFMERYNHMPFMVVQNQMWLFYAIRLAGGVVFAVGVLYFVKAFFQGGVKRAA